Proteins encoded by one window of Spinacia oleracea cultivar Varoflay unplaced genomic scaffold, BTI_SOV_V1 SOVchr0_009, whole genome shotgun sequence:
- the LOC130464843 gene encoding uncharacterized protein — protein MPPNMPPIIPPSTHIKPSSRASQNNQQQNNNEKPKENSTKSKSLRVKSYPDWPVDIDFDDKEEVLTIDAKRNVKLVSGSIQTIDVWSNNGVKYYVEFNDLYQPLRKGGQMLVRFVGSIAKVEEYCPLGEREWPDIDADVKAKMIEQIRDRFVIPDHPEYNKQILKRANKSWRKYKHSLKGTYYKPDEKTVAQMCDAVPRHGISSAQWRKLVKYWDSDEGQKLSEYGKAARAAQNQFHRSGCNSYANQQADYEDEHGKE, from the exons ATGCCACCCAATATGCCACCTATTATCCCACCTTCTACTCATATTAAACCATCCTCAAGAGCTTCtcagaacaatcaacaacaaaacaATAATGAAAAACCAAAAGAGAACTCAACAAAATCGAAGTCCCTAAGGGTGAAGTCATATCCGGATTGGCCTGTAGATATAGATTTTGATGACAAGGAGGAGGTTTTGACCATTG ATGCGAAGCGTAATGTTAAACTGGTGAGTGGTTCTATTCAAACAATCGACGTCTGGAGTAACAACGGCGTTAAATACTATGTTGAATTCAATGACCTTTACCAACCGCTTAGGAAAGGTGGCCAAATGTTGGTCAGATTCGTTGGTAGTATTGCAAAGGTAGAGGAATACTGTCCACTTGGAGAACGGGAGTGGCCTGATATCGATGCAGATGTAAAAGCTAAGATGATAGAACAAATAAGA GATCGCTTTGTTATTCCTGATCATCCGGAATATAACAAACAAATCCTAAAGCGTGCCAATAAAAGTTGGAGGAAATATAAACACTCTCTTAAGGGGACTTACTACAAACCAGATGAGAAAACAGTCGCTCAGATGTGCGATGCTGTGCCACGACATGGAATTAGCAGTGCTCAATGGAGAAAGTTGGTTAAGTATTGGGATTCGGATGAAGGGCAA AAACTTTCAGAATATGGAAAGGCTGCACGGGCCgctcaaaatcaatttcataGATCTGGTTGTAACAGCTATGCGAATCAACAAGCTGATTAT GAAGACGAGCATGGAAAAGAATGA